From one Thermatribacter velox genomic stretch:
- the fsa gene encoding fructose-6-phosphate aldolase, whose amino-acid sequence MKFFIDTARVEEIKKALELGILDGVTTNPTLVSQTGRGFKEVITEICSLVPGPVSAEVVSLDAQGMIREARELASWAPNIVVKIPITEEGLKAIKVLSQEGIKVNTTLIFQPIQALMAAKAGARYVSPFVGRLDDLSSNGLQLVADIVQIFKNYGFTTEVIVASIRNPMHVVEAAKMGAHIATIPYAVISKLVKHPLTDLGIKRFLEDWEKVPDKPF is encoded by the coding sequence ATGAAGTTTTTTATCGATACTGCCCGCGTGGAGGAAATCAAAAAAGCACTGGAGCTGGGTATCCTGGACGGAGTAACCACTAATCCCACCCTGGTTTCCCAAACTGGCAGAGGCTTTAAAGAAGTAATTACCGAAATTTGCAGCCTGGTCCCCGGACCAGTTTCTGCAGAAGTGGTAAGCCTGGATGCTCAGGGTATGATTCGCGAAGCCCGGGAGCTTGCCAGTTGGGCACCAAACATCGTGGTGAAAATTCCCATTACTGAAGAAGGCTTGAAAGCCATAAAAGTCCTCTCCCAGGAAGGCATAAAGGTAAATACCACCTTGATTTTTCAGCCTATTCAGGCTTTGATGGCCGCCAAAGCTGGAGCTCGCTATGTAAGCCCCTTCGTGGGAAGACTTGATGACCTATCCAGCAACGGCTTGCAGCTTGTGGCTGACATCGTTCAAATTTTCAAAAATTACGGATTCACCACCGAAGTAATCGTGGCTTCCATTCGAAACCCCATGCACGTTGTGGAAGCTGCCAAGATGGGAGCACACATTGCTACCATTCCCTATGCAGTCATCTCCAAACTGGTCAAACACCCTCTCACCGACTTGGGCATCAAGCGTTTCCTTGAAGACTGGGAGAAAGTTCCTGATAAACCGTTTTAA
- a CDS encoding ribonuclease H-like domain-containing protein, which produces MLLQTFCHIPGIGEKKERKIWELGILSWQDALQDPSFFQLLPPPLSHRAYAYLLRSFEKYEKEEVAFFDHLLGNFNRWRIFPQFRHLTAFLDIETTGMGPDAYITVATLYDGKKVKTYVFGINLEELVQDLRHYKILITFNGKSFDIPFIERFFGIELCQVHIDLRFVLKSLGLRGGLKICERAIGIDRGPLRGIGGFEAVLLWQKYLDGCPEALETLLAYNVADTVNLEKLMIFAYNQKVNLHALPFPLLSEKPQRLTIPYRVYPEVVREVTYEKLRLYR; this is translated from the coding sequence ATGCTTTTGCAGACGTTTTGCCACATACCGGGGATAGGCGAGAAAAAGGAGCGCAAAATATGGGAACTGGGCATTCTTTCTTGGCAGGATGCCCTGCAGGATCCCTCTTTTTTTCAGTTATTACCTCCTCCTCTTTCCCACCGGGCGTATGCCTATCTTTTGCGCTCCTTTGAAAAATACGAGAAAGAAGAAGTAGCTTTTTTTGACCACTTGCTGGGCAATTTTAACCGCTGGAGAATTTTCCCCCAGTTCAGGCACCTTACCGCGTTTCTGGATATTGAAACCACTGGAATGGGTCCTGATGCCTATATCACAGTGGCAACCCTTTACGACGGGAAAAAAGTGAAAACTTACGTTTTTGGTATTAACCTTGAGGAACTGGTTCAGGACCTGCGCCATTACAAAATTTTGATTACCTTCAACGGGAAATCCTTTGATATCCCCTTTATAGAACGTTTTTTTGGCATCGAACTTTGCCAGGTACATATTGACCTGCGCTTTGTGTTAAAGAGTTTGGGGTTGCGGGGAGGCCTTAAAATTTGTGAACGCGCAATAGGCATAGACCGAGGTCCCCTGCGGGGAATAGGTGGTTTTGAGGCGGTTTTGCTCTGGCAAAAATACCTTGATGGGTGTCCTGAAGCCCTGGAAACCCTGCTTGCCTACAATGTTGCTGACACCGTTAACCTGGAGAAGCTGATGATTTTTGCTTATAACCAGAAAGTGAACTTGCATGCTCTTCCCTTTCCGCTGCTTTCTGAAAAACCGCAGCGACTCACTATACCGTATCGGGTGTACCCTGAGGTGGTAAGGGAGGTAACCTATGAGAAGTTGCGACTCTACCGGTAG
- the nth gene encoding endonuclease III yields the protein MSESKANSILDTLETAFPDARLLLDFRNPFELLVATVLAAQAPDERVNQITPHLFQRFPDALSMAEAPLEAIEEAIKTVSYFRQKARFLKEMSKVLVERFEGKVPASLEELVTLPGVGRKTANVVLANAFSIPALPVDTHVARVAQRLGLAKSNDAEKIEMELCAQIPQERWIRASHLLGFLGRRVCKARKPLCEQCPVTRWCDFFEKNR from the coding sequence GTGTCCGAAAGTAAAGCGAACTCCATTCTGGATACTCTGGAAACTGCTTTTCCCGATGCCCGGCTACTGCTCGACTTTCGAAATCCTTTTGAGCTTCTTGTGGCCACCGTTCTTGCTGCTCAGGCTCCTGATGAGCGGGTGAACCAAATTACTCCTCACCTCTTTCAGCGTTTTCCCGATGCTTTGTCCATGGCGGAAGCGCCTCTTGAGGCCATAGAAGAAGCGATAAAAACGGTGAGTTACTTTCGTCAAAAAGCGCGTTTCCTTAAAGAAATGTCAAAGGTTCTGGTGGAACGATTTGAGGGAAAGGTGCCTGCCTCCCTTGAAGAACTGGTAACTCTTCCCGGTGTAGGCAGAAAAACGGCGAACGTGGTGCTTGCCAATGCCTTCTCAATTCCAGCTCTCCCGGTGGATACCCATGTGGCCCGAGTAGCTCAACGACTGGGGCTTGCAAAAAGCAACGATGCTGAAAAAATTGAGATGGAACTCTGTGCTCAGATACCCCAGGAGCGCTGGATACGAGCCTCCCATCTTTTGGGGTTTCTTGGCCGCAGAGTATGCAAGGCCAGAAAACCCCTCTGTGAACAATGCCCGGTTACCAGATGGTGTGATTTTTTCGAGAAAAATCGCTGA
- a CDS encoding clostripain-related cysteine peptidase, with protein sequence MKKRFLFLVVVLSIVFLISGCLNVGIIPTSGGSKSIQWTVMVFLNGDNDLEQAAWADLASMESVGSSNRVKVVVQFDQARGGTARYLVNQGGSTLLENLGEANMGDGNTLVDFVRFCAENYPAEHYALIIWNHGYGFKGNSKDISFDETSGGDALTIPELASALRQAKIYTGGKIDLLGMDACLMALVEVAYELRDGAQLLVASQESEPLEGWNYPVFLQALNSNPSMSASNLARSIVDSYISSYWVQSITLSAVDLTKVSALAQAVDELASAILSDSLTPPFIYLALGDSAQYFDDYDYVDLAHLALLLSGDPRIGNSIVKSAASQVYNLVQDTVLYSRTSGSGVSNAYGLSIYFPYKQYLSKYESLAFARSTQWDECLRFLMSYR encoded by the coding sequence ATGAAGAAAAGATTTCTATTTCTGGTAGTGGTTCTAAGTATAGTTTTTCTCATAAGCGGCTGCCTCAACGTGGGTATAATCCCCACTTCGGGGGGTTCAAAGAGCATCCAGTGGACAGTAATGGTTTTTTTAAACGGCGACAACGACCTTGAACAGGCAGCCTGGGCAGACCTTGCCTCTATGGAAAGCGTCGGCTCCAGCAACCGGGTAAAAGTGGTTGTTCAGTTTGACCAGGCTCGGGGAGGAACTGCCCGTTATCTCGTGAACCAGGGGGGCTCAACACTCCTTGAAAACTTGGGAGAAGCCAATATGGGTGACGGTAATACCTTGGTTGATTTTGTGCGCTTCTGTGCGGAAAACTACCCTGCCGAGCACTATGCGCTCATTATCTGGAACCACGGCTACGGCTTCAAAGGGAACAGTAAAGACATCTCCTTTGATGAAACCTCTGGCGGCGATGCCCTGACCATACCCGAGCTGGCCAGCGCCCTGCGCCAAGCCAAAATCTATACAGGAGGGAAAATCGACCTTTTGGGAATGGACGCTTGCCTCATGGCTCTGGTTGAGGTAGCCTATGAATTGCGCGATGGTGCGCAACTTCTGGTCGCCTCCCAGGAATCAGAACCACTTGAGGGATGGAACTACCCCGTATTCCTGCAGGCTCTGAACAGTAATCCCTCAATGAGCGCTTCCAATCTTGCCCGCTCCATAGTGGACTCCTACATCAGTTCTTACTGGGTCCAGAGTATCACTCTCTCTGCGGTAGACCTTACCAAGGTAAGCGCTCTGGCTCAAGCAGTGGATGAACTTGCCTCAGCTATACTCAGCGATTCACTAACCCCACCTTTCATATACCTTGCTCTTGGCGATTCCGCCCAGTATTTTGATGACTACGACTATGTGGACCTTGCTCATCTTGCCCTGTTGCTTTCAGGAGACCCCCGCATTGGAAACAGCATCGTAAAAAGTGCTGCTTCCCAGGTATATAATCTGGTCCAGGACACAGTCCTCTATTCCCGAACTTCAGGGTCAGGCGTTTCCAATGCTTACGGGCTCAGCATTTATTTTCCCTATAAACAGTATCTCTCCAAGTACGAAAGCCTTGCCTTTGCGCGCAGTACCCAGTGGGACGAATGCTTGCGTTTCTTAATGAGTTACCGGTAA
- the glgB gene encoding 1,4-alpha-glucan branching protein GlgB produces MRSCDSTGSSASLPANEVEKICRGEHENLFAVLGMHRLDGGNGVVVRTFLPYARKVWIVLEEGKKSWPLCRVHAEGLFEASLPLPEPVDYLFRVETDWGEYLTADAYSFEPSLSDLDVYLFKEGTHYQTFHFLGAHFEERRDVEGVCFRVWAPNARRVSVVGDFNRWDGRIHQMQNVKFSGIWEIFIPGVREGEKYKFEIRAQEGYFLLKADPFAFSSELRPKTASMIYRSEGKFSFSDQEWMERRKAENLLERPVSIYEVHLGSWKRGKDGAFLNYRELAHLLVNYVKKMGYTHIELLPVAEHPFDGSWGYHVTGYFAPTSRYGRPEDFKYFVDYCHRHEVGVILDWVVAHFPKDAHGLARFDGTPLFEYPDPRKAEHPHWGSLVFNYAREEVRSFLISNAVFWFQEYHIDALRVDAVASMLYLDYGRGPGEWVPNVFGGKENLEAIDFLRTFHRVVYQWFPGIFTAAEESTAWPGVTLPPEAGGLGFLFKWNMGWMNDFLTYMSKDPIYRKYHHQNLTFPIMYAFSENFILPLSHDEVVHGKGSLINKMPGDTWQKFANLRLAMVAMFGYPGKKLLFMGNDFAQWREWNHDGELDWFLLKDRNHRAFHRMVRDLQMLYRREKALWENETSPQSFRWIDCSDVEQSVVSFLRFGKDERECLVFVCNFTPVPRFHYRIGVPFPVFYRELLNSDSEIYGGSNLGNWGGVEATREPSHGFPYSIELTLPPLAGLILKPDFQSGR; encoded by the coding sequence ATGAGAAGTTGCGACTCTACCGGTAGTTCTGCTTCTTTACCCGCCAATGAAGTGGAGAAAATCTGTCGGGGAGAACACGAGAACCTTTTTGCGGTACTGGGCATGCACCGCCTGGATGGTGGGAATGGCGTTGTGGTGCGCACTTTTCTGCCTTATGCCCGAAAGGTGTGGATAGTGTTAGAAGAAGGGAAGAAAAGCTGGCCTCTTTGCAGGGTGCATGCTGAGGGTTTGTTTGAAGCCTCCCTACCTTTGCCGGAGCCAGTTGATTACCTTTTCCGGGTGGAAACTGATTGGGGAGAATATCTGACCGCTGATGCTTATTCCTTTGAGCCTTCGCTTTCTGACCTGGACGTTTATCTTTTTAAGGAAGGCACGCATTATCAGACTTTTCATTTTCTGGGAGCGCATTTTGAAGAGCGCAGGGATGTTGAGGGAGTTTGCTTTCGGGTCTGGGCGCCCAATGCCCGCAGAGTGAGTGTGGTTGGCGATTTCAACCGCTGGGATGGGCGAATCCATCAGATGCAGAACGTTAAGTTTTCTGGAATATGGGAGATATTCATTCCTGGGGTACGGGAGGGTGAAAAGTACAAGTTTGAAATTCGCGCTCAGGAGGGATATTTCCTGCTCAAAGCTGACCCTTTTGCGTTTTCAAGCGAGCTGCGTCCCAAAACCGCTTCGATGATTTATCGCAGTGAGGGAAAGTTTTCTTTTTCTGACCAGGAGTGGATGGAGCGTAGAAAAGCGGAAAATCTCCTTGAGCGACCAGTGAGCATATACGAAGTTCACCTTGGTTCCTGGAAAAGAGGAAAAGACGGTGCTTTCCTTAATTACCGCGAGCTGGCTCATCTTTTGGTGAACTATGTGAAAAAGATGGGTTACACACATATAGAGCTTTTGCCCGTTGCTGAGCACCCTTTTGATGGTTCCTGGGGTTATCATGTGACCGGCTATTTTGCTCCCACCAGCCGCTATGGGAGACCGGAGGATTTTAAGTATTTTGTTGATTACTGTCACCGCCATGAGGTGGGCGTGATTCTTGACTGGGTAGTGGCCCATTTTCCAAAAGACGCACACGGGTTAGCTCGCTTTGATGGAACACCCCTTTTTGAATACCCTGACCCTCGCAAGGCAGAGCACCCTCACTGGGGAAGTCTGGTTTTCAACTATGCCCGGGAGGAGGTGCGGAGCTTCCTTATTTCCAACGCCGTCTTCTGGTTTCAGGAGTATCACATCGATGCCCTGCGGGTTGATGCGGTGGCTTCCATGCTTTATCTCGATTATGGCCGTGGGCCTGGAGAATGGGTTCCCAATGTCTTTGGGGGCAAGGAGAACCTGGAAGCCATCGATTTTCTGCGTACCTTTCATCGGGTGGTTTATCAGTGGTTTCCAGGAATTTTCACTGCTGCCGAAGAATCCACGGCCTGGCCCGGGGTGACTCTTCCTCCGGAAGCGGGGGGGCTGGGTTTTCTTTTTAAATGGAACATGGGATGGATGAACGATTTTTTGACCTACATGAGCAAGGACCCCATCTACAGGAAGTATCATCACCAGAACTTGACCTTCCCCATCATGTACGCTTTCTCGGAGAACTTTATCTTGCCTCTTTCTCACGATGAGGTGGTGCACGGTAAAGGAAGTCTTATCAACAAGATGCCCGGGGATACCTGGCAGAAGTTTGCCAATCTGCGCTTAGCCATGGTAGCCATGTTTGGTTATCCGGGGAAGAAGTTGCTTTTCATGGGTAATGACTTTGCGCAGTGGCGGGAGTGGAACCATGATGGAGAACTGGACTGGTTTCTTCTTAAGGACAGAAATCACCGTGCTTTTCACCGCATGGTTCGGGATTTGCAAATGCTTTATCGCCGGGAAAAGGCACTCTGGGAGAACGAGACTTCACCTCAAAGTTTCCGCTGGATCGATTGCAGCGATGTGGAGCAATCGGTCGTTTCTTTTTTGAGGTTTGGAAAGGATGAGCGGGAGTGCCTGGTGTTCGTTTGCAATTTTACGCCCGTTCCTCGCTTTCACTACCGCATTGGAGTGCCCTTCCCAGTGTTTTACCGGGAACTTTTAAACAGTGATTCCGAAATCTACGGAGGCAGCAACCTGGGTAACTGGGGAGGTGTGGAGGCAACGAGGGAACCCAGCCACGGGTTCCCCTATTCAATCGAGCTGACTTTGCCGCCGCTTGCCGGACTGATTCTCAAACCCGACTTTCAAAGTGGGCGGTAA
- a CDS encoding LptA/OstA family protein, with amino-acid sequence MFKLRYKLTAFWIIWVLCLAFLGATAFAQEETGQKREVLLERADKIQYDSQKETFLAQGNVVAVEGQNRITCQELVFNLQENTGIFSGQVVVTREKTVIQASRMEGDFDEEIYLFSGEVLLKKERSNEETTYIIWKASQLSFNGETEEAWSENGAEITWKEISLKADKVFYYPEDEATQQEERIVLEGNVLITEKEREIQVEKATYYLDSEVLDAEGVIKATFVIE; translated from the coding sequence GTGTTCAAATTACGCTACAAATTGACGGCTTTTTGGATTATTTGGGTGCTGTGTCTTGCCTTTTTGGGTGCGACAGCTTTTGCACAGGAGGAAACGGGACAAAAAAGGGAGGTTCTTCTGGAGCGAGCAGATAAAATTCAATATGATTCCCAAAAGGAGACCTTTCTGGCCCAGGGCAATGTGGTGGCAGTGGAAGGGCAAAACCGGATTACCTGTCAGGAACTGGTCTTTAACCTCCAGGAAAACACGGGAATCTTTAGCGGTCAGGTAGTGGTAACCAGAGAAAAAACCGTTATCCAGGCTTCCCGAATGGAAGGAGACTTTGACGAAGAAATCTATCTATTCAGTGGAGAAGTGCTGCTCAAAAAAGAAAGAAGTAATGAAGAAACTACCTACATCATATGGAAAGCGTCTCAACTCTCTTTCAATGGTGAAACTGAAGAAGCCTGGAGCGAAAACGGAGCAGAAATAACCTGGAAAGAAATCAGCCTTAAAGCCGACAAAGTCTTTTATTACCCTGAAGATGAAGCTACTCAGCAAGAAGAGCGCATCGTGCTTGAAGGAAATGTTCTGATAACCGAAAAAGAGCGCGAAATCCAGGTAGAAAAAGCTACTTATTACCTCGACTCAGAGGTGCTGGATGCAGAAGGGGTTATAAAAGCAACTTTTGTCATCGAGTAA
- a CDS encoding diguanylate cyclase: MFVDRIHLAEILEKIEAFSFVVDVDTFHILYANPALKQKLGENLEGELCYRALRRREKPCPSCKNQLLFSPDNPSRTYFWRTYNPLLKAYFRLIDFGFEFNGQRLKLEIAFDVTQEETLERALHDLTHLFLSLHGDYSENVNQVLSFARKLWNVKAVALKDSQEQIFLSACPEHEKELKELEKILRNPPEFSLHRRLLRGEKEIILLKSGKNGILAILGKRDNHFAKLRRTMFLILRLLRQEEERERTRKRFHTLVEHNPDAIFIVNQKGEILFTNQKARNLLAQASNRQKNPTIISLLDPVTWETLQAHASEDQIFGCEVTIAPAPEKILPFEANISILENLDAPSYFLSLRDIRERKEYERALLELAFRDQLTGAYNRHFFEEYMQKELSRCKREQYPLSITMIDVDRFKEINDLYGHTFGDEVLRMVVYTIRGNVRASDVVVRYGGDEFIVVLPHASLQDAQAVMQRIKEKLQGSQIMGEPFPLSISYGVCVFDGQKDLPQLLQEIDRAMYNMKREGKR, from the coding sequence GTGTTCGTAGACAGAATCCATTTAGCAGAAATTCTTGAAAAAATAGAAGCTTTTTCTTTTGTAGTCGATGTTGATACCTTCCATATTCTTTACGCTAACCCCGCGCTCAAGCAAAAGTTGGGAGAAAACCTGGAGGGAGAACTCTGTTATCGTGCACTACGAAGAAGAGAAAAGCCCTGTCCTTCCTGTAAAAATCAATTGCTATTTTCACCAGATAACCCGTCCAGGACTTACTTCTGGCGCACCTATAATCCCTTACTCAAAGCCTATTTCCGACTTATCGATTTCGGATTTGAGTTCAACGGCCAGCGTCTGAAACTGGAAATTGCTTTCGACGTCACCCAGGAAGAAACACTGGAGCGCGCTCTCCACGACCTTACCCACCTTTTTCTCTCCTTGCACGGCGATTATTCAGAAAACGTGAACCAGGTACTTTCCTTTGCTCGCAAGCTCTGGAACGTCAAGGCAGTAGCTTTAAAAGACTCCCAGGAACAAATTTTTCTCAGTGCCTGTCCAGAGCACGAAAAAGAGCTTAAAGAACTCGAAAAAATCCTGAGAAACCCCCCGGAATTCTCGCTACATCGCAGATTACTTAGAGGAGAGAAAGAAATCATCCTTCTTAAGTCGGGGAAAAACGGAATCCTGGCCATACTGGGCAAACGAGATAACCACTTTGCAAAACTAAGACGTACCATGTTCCTGATACTTCGCCTCTTGCGCCAGGAAGAAGAAAGAGAACGCACCAGAAAGCGTTTCCACACCCTGGTAGAACACAATCCGGATGCCATATTTATCGTGAACCAAAAAGGAGAAATACTTTTCACCAACCAGAAGGCCAGGAATTTGCTCGCCCAGGCAAGCAACCGTCAAAAAAATCCTACCATAATTTCGCTCCTTGACCCGGTAACCTGGGAAACCCTGCAAGCGCATGCCTCTGAAGACCAGATTTTTGGTTGCGAAGTAACCATAGCTCCTGCACCCGAAAAAATCCTCCCTTTTGAAGCCAATATATCCATTCTCGAAAACCTGGATGCCCCTTCTTATTTTCTATCCCTACGTGACATCCGAGAACGCAAAGAATATGAAAGGGCCCTCCTGGAACTTGCTTTCAGAGACCAACTAACCGGCGCCTACAATCGCCATTTCTTTGAAGAATACATGCAAAAAGAGTTGAGCCGCTGTAAGCGCGAGCAGTACCCCCTTTCCATAACCATGATTGATGTGGATCGCTTTAAGGAAATCAACGACCTCTACGGACATACCTTCGGTGACGAAGTGCTGCGTATGGTCGTCTACACCATAAGAGGAAACGTCAGAGCAAGTGATGTAGTCGTGCGTTATGGAGGCGACGAGTTTATCGTGGTTTTACCCCATGCCTCTCTGCAGGATGCACAGGCTGTGATGCAACGAATCAAAGAAAAACTCCAGGGCAGCCAGATTATGGGTGAACCATTCCCTCTCTCCATCTCCTATGGAGTCTGCGTTTTTGACGGCCAGAAGGATTTGCCTCAACTTCTGCAGGAAATCGACCGTGCCATGTACAACATGAAAAGGGAAGGAAAGAGATAA
- a CDS encoding pyridoxal phosphate-dependent aminotransferase gives MKIPELIENLPRSGIRELMGLALQIKDAIHLEIGEPHFPTPPSILEKLADFYWKGEIKYTPTAGIASLRRKIAEKFSREKNWPISEEQVIVLPGSLFGTVVAFRALLDHGEEALLPDPGFTNHFAQAILCGATLKRYALLPENSFLPDLASIRKMVSSRTRMILVNSPSNPIGVTFDESTASEIARLAEELDLIVIADEAYEKFVYQGNYTGMHRFVNPERLISLFSFSKTYALSGWRIGCMVAPVKLVPALSKVAEYLIACSSHISQKAAEIALDLPEEEVKKMRDYYASNVEIACQLLEEGEMKFFRPQGGYYVWVDVREYGMPSLEFCKQLLAEEKVALAPGETFGENGEGFVRISICRTHQEVEEGVKRLVRFARRRAS, from the coding sequence TTGAAGATACCAGAACTGATAGAAAACCTTCCACGCTCTGGAATCCGAGAGCTAATGGGCCTTGCTCTGCAGATTAAAGATGCCATTCACCTGGAAATTGGGGAACCGCATTTCCCCACTCCCCCTTCAATACTTGAAAAACTTGCCGATTTCTACTGGAAGGGAGAAATAAAATACACGCCCACCGCGGGTATTGCCTCGCTGCGCAGGAAAATCGCTGAGAAATTTTCTCGGGAGAAAAACTGGCCTATCTCAGAAGAGCAGGTAATCGTCCTGCCTGGCTCGCTTTTTGGAACCGTGGTTGCTTTCCGCGCTCTTCTTGACCACGGTGAGGAAGCACTTCTCCCTGACCCCGGCTTTACCAACCACTTTGCCCAGGCCATTCTGTGCGGGGCAACCCTCAAGCGCTACGCGCTTCTGCCTGAGAACAGTTTCCTTCCCGACCTCGCTTCCATTCGAAAAATGGTCAGCAGTCGAACCAGGATGATTCTGGTCAACTCGCCTTCCAACCCCATCGGTGTTACTTTCGATGAATCCACTGCTTCCGAGATAGCCAGACTGGCTGAAGAGCTGGATTTAATAGTCATTGCTGACGAAGCATACGAAAAATTTGTTTACCAGGGAAACTATACTGGAATGCACCGCTTTGTAAACCCTGAGCGACTGATTAGCCTCTTTTCCTTCTCCAAAACCTATGCACTTTCTGGATGGCGCATAGGCTGCATGGTAGCCCCGGTGAAGCTGGTTCCTGCTCTCTCCAAAGTCGCTGAGTACCTCATAGCTTGCAGCTCTCACATCTCCCAGAAAGCGGCAGAAATTGCCCTGGACCTGCCGGAAGAAGAAGTAAAAAAGATGAGGGATTATTATGCTTCCAACGTGGAAATTGCCTGCCAACTGCTCGAAGAGGGAGAAATGAAGTTTTTCCGACCTCAAGGAGGGTATTACGTATGGGTGGATGTACGGGAGTATGGAATGCCCTCTCTTGAGTTCTGCAAACAGCTACTCGCTGAAGAAAAGGTGGCTCTGGCACCAGGCGAGACTTTCGGAGAAAATGGAGAGGGTTTTGTGCGCATCTCCATTTGCCGCACCCACCAGGAAGTGGAAGAAGGAGTTAAAAGGCTGGTTCGTTTTGCAAGGAGAAGAGCCTCATGA
- the pdxA gene encoding 4-hydroxythreonine-4-phosphate dehydrogenase PdxA gives MSRLRIIITVGDPAGVGPEIVVKTLANWDIDAQPVVVGDRWLLEKAQKCCGVSISWQEVTPSSDFHNAKSDLPLLVSPQVLPESFSHWGKVSKEGGKASFEYLRKAVELIKDGQAQALVTAPLNKEALHAAAIPFIGHTEILKELTASRDVFTMFQIENLRVFFFTRHLPLIEAIQKITREGLLSFLKKMDAYLRRLGITNPCIAVAALNPHAGEGGLLGTEEQEIIAPAIEEAQKAGINAEGPFPADSIFFFAWQGSHDAVLSLYHDQGHIATKCINFFKTVSVTLGLPFIRTSPDHGTAYDIAWSGKANPQSMYEACRIAAHYATAYRPL, from the coding sequence ATGAGCCGGTTACGAATCATTATCACCGTTGGTGACCCAGCTGGTGTGGGACCCGAGATAGTGGTCAAGACTCTTGCCAACTGGGATATCGACGCCCAACCTGTTGTGGTTGGTGACCGCTGGTTGCTTGAGAAAGCACAAAAGTGCTGTGGTGTATCCATTTCCTGGCAGGAAGTCACACCATCTTCCGATTTTCATAACGCAAAAAGCGACCTTCCTCTTCTGGTCAGCCCTCAGGTTCTCCCCGAAAGCTTCTCCCACTGGGGCAAGGTCTCCAAAGAAGGAGGCAAAGCTTCCTTTGAGTACCTCCGAAAAGCTGTAGAACTCATCAAAGATGGCCAAGCTCAGGCTCTGGTAACCGCCCCTCTCAATAAAGAAGCACTGCATGCAGCCGCAATTCCTTTTATCGGTCACACCGAAATCCTCAAGGAACTAACTGCCTCCCGGGATGTGTTTACCATGTTTCAGATTGAAAACTTGCGAGTTTTCTTTTTCACTCGCCATCTGCCACTCATTGAAGCCATCCAGAAAATAACCAGAGAGGGTTTGTTATCATTCTTAAAAAAGATGGATGCTTATCTGCGAAGGTTGGGCATAACCAATCCTTGCATTGCCGTAGCCGCTCTCAACCCTCACGCTGGAGAAGGGGGTCTTTTAGGCACAGAAGAGCAAGAAATCATTGCTCCCGCTATAGAGGAAGCCCAAAAAGCGGGTATAAACGCTGAAGGACCATTTCCCGCAGATTCCATCTTCTTTTTTGCCTGGCAGGGTTCTCACGATGCAGTTCTCTCCCTGTACCACGACCAGGGGCATATTGCCACCAAATGCATCAACTTTTTTAAAACGGTGAGTGTTACCTTAGGGTTGCCGTTTATAAGGACCTCACCGGACCATGGCACTGCTTATGACATAGCCTGGTCAGGCAAAGCGAATCCGCAAAGCATGTACGAAGCGTGTCGCATAGCGGCTCATTATGCTACAGCTTACCGCCCACTTTGA